A stretch of Methanobrevibacter sp. YE315 DNA encodes these proteins:
- a CDS encoding M48 family metallopeptidase yields MTPEKIIIEDLTIILERKNIKNMYLRVLPPNGDIKVSAPLFISDKDIQNFIKSRKDWILEKQKLILENDIKMPLKYKSGETHYLWGKAYRLQLIQNDKIKRVFIDEDKSIIYLPVPKRSTIEKREKIITDFYRTELQKAIPPVLDKCCKIVGKTPSEVKVRKMKNWGNCRWQDKIITLNLNLAKKDPICLEYVMIHELCHLIEFNHGKKFKKLMDKFCPNWKEIKKILNE; encoded by the coding sequence ATGACACCGGAAAAAATAATAATTGAAGATTTGACAATTATCCTAGAGAGAAAAAACATTAAAAACATGTATCTTCGCGTTTTACCACCGAATGGAGATATAAAAGTATCAGCCCCATTATTCATATCCGATAAAGATATCCAAAATTTCATAAAATCCCGTAAAGATTGGATTTTAGAAAAGCAAAAGCTAATTTTGGAAAATGACATCAAAATGCCATTGAAATACAAAAGTGGAGAAACTCATTACTTATGGGGAAAAGCATACAGATTACAATTGATTCAAAATGACAAGATAAAGCGCGTATTTATTGATGAAGATAAATCAATTATTTACTTGCCGGTGCCAAAAAGAAGTACAATCGAAAAAAGAGAGAAAATAATAACTGATTTTTATAGAACAGAACTTCAAAAGGCGATTCCTCCAGTTTTAGATAAATGCTGCAAAATTGTTGGAAAAACCCCTTCAGAAGTTAAAGTTAGAAAAATGAAAAATTGGGGTAATTGCAGATGGCAGGATAAGATAATAACACTAAATTTGAATTTGGCAAAAAAAGACCCAATATGTTTGGAATATGTCATGATACATGAATTATGTCATCTGATAGAATTTAATCATGGAAAAAAATTTAAAAAATTAATGGACAAGTTTTGTCCAAATTGGAAAGAAATAAAAAAAATATTAAATGAATAA
- a CDS encoding methanogenesis marker 9 domain-containing protein, which produces MTWEDAPSHICRGGDVRGLAFCCPPVKPCPVLNALQEVNLTPQEFINIKIQFGKETRLGEGAGTCFGSLVWCCKPSKPCPLRDMTLRNMGMSHEEYLDLKKELSERLVGVNKPNPDERAEALAETFHVTKLEAMNVLTECDNDLRAAVKVLHARSLENSD; this is translated from the coding sequence ATGACTTGGGAAGATGCACCATCTCACATTTGTAGAGGAGGAGACGTCAGGGGACTTGCTTTTTGTTGTCCTCCAGTAAAACCATGTCCAGTGTTAAATGCATTACAAGAAGTTAATTTAACTCCTCAAGAGTTTATTAACATTAAAATTCAATTTGGGAAAGAAACTAGATTAGGTGAAGGAGCAGGAACTTGTTTTGGATCACTTGTATGGTGTTGTAAACCATCTAAACCTTGCCCATTAAGAGACATGACTTTAAGGAATATGGGAATGAGTCATGAAGAGTATTTAGACTTAAAAAAAGAATTATCAGAAAGGTTAGTTGGTGTTAATAAACCTAATCCTGATGAAAGAGCTGAAGCATTGGCTGAAACATTCCATGTTACAAAACTAGAAGCGATGAATGTTTTAACTGAATGTGATAATGATTTGAGAGCTGCTGTAAAAGTTTTACATGCCAGATCTCTTGAAAATTCTGATTAA
- a CDS encoding bifunctional precorrin-2 dehydrogenase/sirohydrochlorin ferrochelatase: MDWTSLYLKTTDLNVFILGTGEVATRRANKFLTHGANVKLAGNHLTDELECKGAVLCSTDDVDELVKWADLVVVASGDEELSEYVCGIAQDKLVNRADFPQKGDIIVPTSFNIGEIEISIFTNGKSPLMARQLRKKIQSIITEEDILEIELQDYARNKLKEIVEDQKDRRNFLYEIFEDDNVNNFIKKGDIGGAKNYIDNLIRGLM, encoded by the coding sequence ATGGATTGGACTTCTCTTTATTTAAAAACAACTGATTTGAATGTTTTTATTTTAGGCACCGGCGAAGTTGCAACTAGAAGAGCGAATAAATTTTTAACTCATGGAGCTAATGTAAAATTAGCTGGAAATCATTTAACAGATGAATTGGAATGTAAGGGGGCTGTCTTATGTTCCACTGATGATGTTGATGAGTTGGTTAAGTGGGCTGATTTGGTTGTTGTAGCCAGTGGCGATGAAGAGTTGTCAGAATATGTTTGTGGAATTGCTCAAGATAAATTGGTTAATAGGGCAGATTTTCCACAAAAAGGGGATATAATTGTTCCTACAAGCTTTAATATTGGAGAAATTGAAATATCTATTTTTACAAATGGAAAAAGTCCATTAATGGCTCGCCAACTTAGAAAAAAAATTCAATCAATTATTACTGAAGAGGATATTTTAGAAATCGAACTTCAAGATTATGCTCGCAATAAATTAAAAGAAATTGTTGAAGACCAAAAGGACCGTAGAAACTTTCTTTATGAGATTTTTGAAGATGACAATGTCAATAATTTCATTAAAAAGGGTGATATTGGCGGAGCTAAAAATTATATTGATAACTTAATAAGGGGATTAATGTGA
- a CDS encoding tRNA-dihydrouridine synthase, whose product MAGITDADFLNKVIPYGFNVATLGGYSLDRPTIEASKKIIERGRKEFHFPEDVIFNHIENEVASIKKVHSNVKVSANVRSTTPQPIIEIGNIKDLDIVEINCHCRQNEILDIGCGQEMLKRDDLSDFISQIVDNVDSEVSVKIRANVEGIDTLNIANLIEDAGADYLHIDAMKKGVFEADWELLREICNNVSIKVIGNNSVNSQENVKKMIDTGVYGFSIARSIISGNLDFNITNF is encoded by the coding sequence ATGGCGGGAATAACTGACGCTGATTTTTTAAATAAAGTTATTCCCTATGGTTTTAATGTAGCTACTTTGGGTGGATACAGTTTAGACCGCCCCACAATTGAAGCAAGCAAAAAAATCATTGAAAGAGGAAGAAAAGAATTCCATTTTCCTGAGGATGTGATTTTTAATCATATAGAAAATGAAGTTGCTTCAATCAAAAAAGTTCACAGCAATGTGAAAGTTTCAGCAAATGTTAGATCAACAACTCCGCAACCAATTATTGAAATAGGCAATATTAAAGATTTAGATATTGTTGAGATTAACTGTCATTGTCGCCAAAACGAAATTTTAGATATAGGTTGTGGCCAGGAAATGTTGAAAAGAGATGATTTAAGTGATTTCATCTCTCAAATTGTTGATAATGTTGATAGTGAAGTTTCAGTTAAAATCAGAGCAAATGTCGAGGGTATTGATACTCTAAATATTGCTAATCTGATTGAAGATGCCGGTGCTGATTATTTGCATATTGATGCAATGAAGAAAGGTGTCTTTGAAGCTGACTGGGAACTTTTGAGAGAAATTTGTAATAATGTTTCAATTAAAGTTATTGGAAATAATTCTGTAAACTCACAGGAAAACGTCAAAAAAATGATTGATACAGGAGTTTATGGTTTTTCAATAGCACGTTCAATTATTTCAGGCAATTTGGATTTTAATATTACTAATTTTTAA
- the hemA gene encoding glutamyl-tRNA reductase codes for MILNLRVDHKIADIQSMEIISKDIDELFWKLQEKYSIGEYIEISTCNRKEYYINNDYIPEDEELLSHENQSIVIEYGQSAIMHLLRMTSGLESMIVGEDQILGQVKDAKNKAMKNHHCGKVLDAVFTKAIHVGQVVRNKTNINKGSVSIGSAAIDLAEKHIGSLDDKSVLVIGAGKMGKLVAKALAEKDLNAIFVANRTYYVAVDLAKDLGGEAILFNDLEKYLATADVVISATSAPHAIITKERLLGIDMDYENLMMVDIANPRDISDDVRELGVKSFNIDDLREIAEINTNLRKKEFGEAENIINDEFILLKESFKIMEVDELLGNLRASMEEIRQRETQKASVKLADVDGSVKILDNLTNSIVNKIFYDISKKVKKAAKEDNEDIIAACEYIFNSDK; via the coding sequence GTGATACTTAATTTAAGAGTTGACCATAAAATTGCAGATATTCAGTCAATGGAAATTATTTCAAAGGATATAGATGAACTATTCTGGAAATTGCAGGAAAAATATTCAATAGGAGAATATATTGAGATTTCTACTTGCAATAGGAAAGAGTATTATATTAATAATGATTATATTCCTGAAGATGAGGAATTACTTTCCCATGAAAACCAAAGCATTGTAATTGAATATGGCCAGTCTGCTATAATGCATTTGTTGAGAATGACATCCGGATTGGAATCCATGATTGTTGGTGAAGACCAGATTCTAGGCCAAGTCAAGGATGCAAAAAACAAAGCAATGAAAAATCATCATTGCGGAAAGGTTTTGGATGCTGTTTTTACAAAAGCAATTCATGTTGGACAGGTTGTCAGAAATAAAACAAACATTAATAAGGGATCTGTTTCTATCGGCTCTGCAGCAATTGATTTGGCTGAAAAGCACATAGGCAGTCTTGATGATAAATCCGTTCTGGTAATTGGCGCTGGAAAAATGGGTAAATTGGTTGCTAAGGCGCTTGCAGAAAAAGATTTGAATGCTATTTTTGTTGCAAACAGGACATATTATGTTGCTGTTGACCTTGCAAAGGATTTGGGTGGAGAAGCAATCCTTTTCAACGATTTAGAAAAATATCTGGCTACTGCTGATGTGGTGATTAGTGCAACTAGTGCTCCTCATGCCATAATAACAAAAGAACGTCTTTTAGGCATCGATATGGATTATGAAAATTTAATGATGGTAGACATTGCTAATCCTCGTGACATTTCTGATGATGTTCGTGAACTTGGTGTCAAATCATTTAATATTGACGATTTAAGGGAAATTGCCGAAATTAATACAAATCTCAGAAAAAAAGAATTTGGCGAGGCAGAAAATATCATCAATGATGAGTTCATTTTACTTAAAGAATCCTTTAAGATAATGGAAGTTGATGAATTACTTGGTAATTTAAGAGCATCTATGGAAGAGATAAGGCAACGTGAAACTCAAAAAGCTAGTGTTAAGTTGGCTGATGTAGATGGTAGCGTAAAAATATTGGATAATTTAACAAATTCCATTGTAAATAAAATATTTTATGATATTTCTAAAAAAGTTAAAAAGGCTGCAAAAGAAGACAATGAGGATATAATTGCAGCTTGTGAGTATATTTTTAATTCAGATAAGTAG
- a CDS encoding phosphorylating glyceraldehyde-3-phosphate dehydrogenase, with protein sequence MKTVAINGYGTIGKRVADAVAAQDDMKIVGVSKTRPNYEARTAVEEKGYPLYIGIPEREQMFKDAGIEIAGTVEDMIQEADVVVDCTPGSIGPQNLEMYKKAGVKAIYQGGEDHELTGLSFNAISNYDDSYGADYTRVVSCNTTGLTRTLSTIDAIADIKKVRAVMVRRGSDPSEIKKGPINAIVPNPPKVPSHHGPDVKTVMKGIDVTTMALLVPTTLMHQHNIMVEINNDVETEDIIAALEKRSRVIIVSAEEGLGSTAELMEYAKELGRNRNDLYEIPVWKESINVVGNELFYMQAVHQESDVIPENIDAIRALLEMESDNEKSIAKTNEAMGIL encoded by the coding sequence ATGAAAACTGTTGCTATTAATGGTTATGGAACCATCGGTAAAAGAGTGGCTGATGCTGTAGCCGCTCAAGATGATATGAAAATAGTTGGTGTAAGTAAAACTAGACCAAATTATGAAGCAAGAACCGCTGTTGAAGAAAAAGGCTATCCATTATACATTGGAATTCCAGAAAGAGAACAAATGTTCAAAGATGCTGGAATTGAAATAGCAGGTACCGTTGAAGACATGATTCAAGAAGCAGACGTGGTCGTTGACTGTACTCCTGGAAGTATCGGACCACAAAACCTTGAAATGTATAAAAAAGCAGGTGTAAAAGCCATTTACCAAGGTGGAGAAGACCATGAATTGACAGGTCTTTCATTTAACGCTATTTCTAATTACGATGACTCTTACGGTGCAGATTACACAAGAGTTGTTTCCTGTAATACCACAGGTTTAACTCGTACATTATCTACAATTGATGCAATTGCAGATATTAAGAAAGTTAGAGCAGTGATGGTAAGAAGAGGATCAGACCCATCCGAAATTAAAAAAGGACCTATTAACGCAATTGTGCCAAATCCTCCAAAAGTACCTTCCCACCACGGACCTGACGTAAAAACTGTTATGAAAGGTATTGATGTGACAACCATGGCATTGCTTGTTCCAACTACCTTAATGCACCAACACAATATTATGGTTGAAATCAACAATGATGTTGAAACCGAAGACATTATCGCAGCTTTAGAAAAACGTTCCAGAGTAATTATTGTTTCTGCTGAAGAAGGATTAGGATCTACTGCAGAATTAATGGAATATGCTAAAGAGCTTGGAAGAAACAGAAATGATTTATATGAAATTCCTGTTTGGAAGGAATCCATTAATGTTGTGGGAAATGAATTATTCTACATGCAAGCAGTGCATCAGGAATCAGATGTAATTCCTGAAAACATTGATGCTATTCGTGCTCTTTTAGAAATGGAAAGTGACAACGAAAAATCAATTGCAAAAACTAATGAAGCTATGGGAATATTATAA
- a CDS encoding AAA family ATPase, whose amino-acid sequence MKSDNKKQEIKTTNQKQTIKETETKEYAECVVLKPVGYPFEFNLMDEDIEINNKELFEEYAREQWLGLVVKENSHLFDQKIIPDYGFEIIKAKPDNSIISENTKIKLITDELKNKKKEYALKSDILISDIVGQENAKNKVKVITKYLDNPEKFGPWAPKNILFYGLPGTGKTMLVKAISNELEVPLYLVKATSLIGDHVGDGASKIHDLFKKASENSPSIIFIDEIDAIALHRSFQSLRGDVSEIVNSLLTEMDGISENESVITIGATNNPGSLDYAVRSRFEEEIEFKLPNDEERLAILENNLKTMPLDYDLDLAKIVKLSKGLTGRDIKEKILKTALHNAIANDNEIITMQNIDYAIKSTKIKNKDVKGMFE is encoded by the coding sequence ATGAAAAGTGATAATAAAAAGCAAGAAATTAAAACAACTAACCAAAAACAAACTATAAAAGAAACAGAAACCAAAGAATATGCCGAATGTGTTGTTTTAAAACCTGTTGGTTATCCATTCGAGTTTAATTTAATGGATGAAGATATAGAAATAAACAATAAAGAACTGTTTGAAGAATATGCACGCGAACAATGGCTTGGCTTAGTTGTTAAAGAAAATTCACATTTATTCGATCAAAAAATCATACCAGATTACGGTTTTGAAATTATAAAAGCAAAACCAGACAACTCAATAATATCTGAAAATACAAAAATCAAACTCATTACTGATGAATTAAAAAATAAGAAGAAAGAATATGCCCTCAAATCAGATATACTCATTTCAGATATTGTTGGACAAGAAAATGCAAAAAATAAAGTTAAAGTCATAACCAAATATCTGGACAATCCTGAAAAATTTGGGCCATGGGCACCAAAGAACATCCTATTTTACGGTCTTCCAGGTACTGGTAAAACCATGCTTGTTAAAGCAATTTCCAATGAACTTGAAGTTCCATTATATTTAGTTAAAGCAACATCATTAATTGGCGACCATGTCGGAGATGGTGCATCTAAAATACATGATTTGTTCAAAAAGGCCAGTGAAAATTCACCATCAATAATATTTATTGATGAGATTGATGCCATTGCACTTCACAGATCTTTCCAATCACTTAGGGGAGATGTTTCCGAAATCGTAAATTCACTTTTAACAGAAATGGATGGAATCAGTGAAAATGAATCAGTGATAACAATTGGTGCAACCAACAACCCCGGTAGTTTAGATTATGCAGTAAGAAGCAGATTCGAAGAAGAAATAGAATTTAAATTACCTAATGATGAAGAAAGATTAGCCATTTTAGAAAATAATCTGAAAACCATGCCATTAGATTATGATTTGGATTTGGCAAAAATTGTTAAACTCAGCAAAGGATTGACTGGAAGGGACATTAAAGAAAAGATACTTAAGACTGCCCTTCACAATGCAATTGCTAATGATAATGAAATAATCACAATGCAAAATATAGATTATGCAATCAAATCAACAAAAATCAAAAATAAAGATGTTAAAGGAATGTTTGAATAA
- the atwA gene encoding methyl coenzyme M reductase system, component A2, which produces MDFITLKNIRKTFDGVDILKDINLKISEGETLGILGRSGSGKSVLINMLRGTLDYKPDDGQIIFNVAVCPKCLAVDSPSHAGEKCNCGGTLELREVDFFNAERKLFASIKRRISIMLQRNFALYDEETVIENVMRAMPEGKEYEEGIYDALELLEMVQMNHRVTHIARDLSGGEKQRVVLARQLAKSPMMFLADEPTGTLDPQTAVKLHNTLKEGVKDEGITMLITSHWPEVMTELADNVIWLEDGQIKEEGDPHKVVEEFMATVPVPKKPEIPEFGEPEVVLEDVKKHYYSIERGVVKAVDGVNLTINKEEIFGIVGLSGSGKTTTTRMLIGLTEPSGGNIQIKLGDEWIDMTKVGPLNRGRIMPYIGLLHQEYSLYPHRTILGNLTDAISLNLPAEFGKIKAIHALTTVGFSDDVAVSILDKYPDQLSVGEKHRVALAQVLIKEPNLILLDEPTGTMDPVTRVIVSDSILKARTELEQTFIIVSHDMDFVLDVCDRAALMRGGKLLDIGTPEEIVEKLTVDEKEDMLKDNR; this is translated from the coding sequence ATGGATTTTATAACACTTAAGAATATTAGAAAAACTTTTGATGGTGTTGATATTCTTAAAGATATTAATTTGAAGATTAGTGAAGGAGAGACTTTAGGTATTTTGGGACGTAGTGGAAGTGGAAAATCTGTTTTAATCAACATGTTAAGAGGTACATTGGATTATAAGCCTGATGATGGTCAGATTATATTCAATGTGGCCGTTTGTCCTAAATGTTTGGCAGTGGATTCCCCATCACATGCAGGCGAAAAATGTAATTGTGGGGGAACTTTAGAACTTAGAGAAGTAGATTTCTTTAATGCTGAAAGAAAATTATTTGCAAGTATTAAAAGAAGAATTTCCATCATGTTACAACGTAACTTCGCATTATATGATGAAGAAACCGTAATTGAAAATGTAATGAGGGCAATGCCTGAAGGTAAAGAATATGAAGAAGGCATTTATGATGCTTTAGAATTATTAGAAATGGTTCAGATGAACCATAGGGTTACTCACATTGCTCGTGATTTAAGTGGTGGTGAAAAACAGAGAGTCGTACTTGCAAGACAATTAGCTAAATCTCCTATGATGTTCCTAGCTGATGAACCTACCGGTACTTTAGATCCACAAACTGCAGTAAAACTTCACAATACCTTAAAAGAAGGTGTTAAAGATGAAGGAATCACCATGTTAATCACTTCTCATTGGCCTGAAGTAATGACTGAACTTGCCGATAATGTTATTTGGTTAGAGGATGGCCAAATTAAAGAAGAAGGAGATCCTCATAAAGTAGTTGAAGAATTCATGGCTACTGTTCCTGTTCCTAAAAAACCTGAAATTCCTGAATTCGGAGAACCGGAAGTTGTTCTTGAAGATGTTAAAAAACACTATTATTCCATTGAACGTGGGGTAGTTAAAGCTGTAGACGGTGTTAACTTAACAATTAATAAAGAAGAAATCTTCGGTATTGTAGGGTTAAGCGGTTCTGGTAAGACAACCACTACCCGGATGTTAATTGGTTTAACAGAACCAAGTGGAGGTAATATCCAAATCAAGCTTGGTGACGAATGGATTGACATGACTAAAGTAGGTCCTCTTAATCGTGGACGTATCATGCCTTATATCGGTTTATTGCACCAAGAATATTCATTATATCCTCACAGAACTATCCTTGGAAATTTAACTGATGCAATCAGTTTAAATTTACCTGCGGAATTTGGTAAAATTAAGGCTATTCATGCATTGACTACTGTTGGATTTAGTGATGATGTTGCAGTAAGTATCCTTGACAAATACCCTGACCAATTAAGTGTGGGTGAAAAACATAGGGTCGCTTTGGCACAAGTTTTAATTAAAGAACCTAATTTGATTCTTTTAGATGAACCAACAGGTACTATGGATCCTGTTACTCGTGTTATCGTATCAGATTCTATATTAAAAGCTCGTACTGAATTAGAACAAACATTTATCATAGTTTCCCACGATATGGACTTCGTTTTAGATGTTTGTGACAGGGCTGCTTTAATGAGAGGAGGTAAACTCCTTGATATTGGTACTCCTGAAGAGATCGTTGAAAAATTAACAGTAGATGAAAAAGAAGACATGCTTAAAGACAATAGATAA
- a CDS encoding metallophosphoesterase: MSFRTRRVLSITPLYMIFQYFLLKYLFLLFGGLDDAYLILIAVLLGLIHCGPVLFETKKSTVLGRFLSTINGIWMWASVMFLIDILVIYVIGMFVDFPLEVIALMIVIVPILAIYNFYKAHKLVVNEKTIKLDNLSQEINIAHLSDVHFGSVRHNEVIRKIADKLIELEDTCDLAIISGDLADGSCVVNENDFDYFKNVDMPIVFTPGNHDFYPGIDNVVQACKNADIIVLDNERMEFKNLSIYGLTFSFEDRKSPKINKDILNPDLTNIINYHVPYYWEEFSELGFDIQLSGHTHGGQFYPVVWFANLMFKYNKGLFRNKLGKYLHVTTGVGSMDTPMRWGTDSEIVILKLRKS; this comes from the coding sequence ATGAGTTTTAGAACAAGAAGAGTATTGTCCATTACACCATTATACATGATATTTCAGTACTTTCTGTTGAAATACCTGTTTTTATTATTCGGTGGATTGGATGATGCATATTTGATATTAATTGCCGTTCTGTTAGGTTTGATCCATTGTGGTCCGGTCCTTTTTGAAACTAAAAAATCAACAGTCCTCGGCAGGTTCTTATCCACTATAAACGGCATTTGGATGTGGGCATCAGTAATGTTTTTAATTGATATCTTAGTTATTTATGTTATTGGAATGTTTGTGGATTTCCCTTTAGAAGTGATTGCATTAATGATAGTGATTGTTCCTATTTTAGCAATCTATAACTTTTATAAAGCTCATAAATTAGTTGTCAATGAAAAGACAATAAAATTGGATAATCTATCTCAGGAAATTAATATTGCCCATTTGTCTGATGTTCATTTCGGATCTGTTCGCCATAATGAGGTTATTCGCAAAATTGCAGATAAGCTGATTGAACTTGAAGATACATGTGATCTGGCAATTATTTCAGGTGATTTGGCTGACGGGTCTTGCGTGGTTAATGAAAACGATTTTGATTATTTTAAAAATGTGGATATGCCTATAGTTTTCACACCTGGAAATCATGATTTCTATCCTGGAATTGATAATGTTGTTCAGGCCTGTAAAAATGCAGACATCATAGTTCTGGATAATGAAAGAATGGAATTTAAAAATTTAAGCATTTATGGTTTAACTTTTAGTTTTGAAGATAGGAAATCTCCCAAAATCAATAAAGATATTTTAAATCCTGATTTAACCAATATTATCAATTATCATGTTCCATATTATTGGGAGGAATTTTCTGAGTTGGGTTTCGATATACAATTATCCGGCCACACTCATGGGGGCCAGTTCTATCCGGTTGTCTGGTTTGCTAATTTGATGTTTAAATACAATAAAGGTTTATTTAGAAATAAATTGGGAAAATATTTGCATGTTACGACTGGTGTAGGTTCAATGGATACTCCAATGAGGTGGGGAACAGATTCTGAGATTGTAATCTTAAAATTAAGAAAATCATAG
- a CDS encoding zinc ribbon domain-containing protein, producing MTIEDNHNHFCIYCGAKLDYGQHFCSQCGKEVYHDEAPVTPVRSKYDDIINDIEHEYDLKQKRAKELVDKLFDPTHMAYSRFSNSINKSNQLFNNQLEVTKKMIELDVEGNDFVEKEIDNKIITLNTFIDKMEDLINELVINLSSNKKDNDDINNLFNDMDDLIHSVKDY from the coding sequence ATGACTATTGAGGATAATCACAATCATTTTTGCATTTACTGTGGGGCTAAATTGGATTATGGCCAACACTTCTGTTCACAATGCGGAAAAGAGGTTTATCATGATGAGGCTCCTGTAACTCCAGTTCGTTCTAAATATGATGATATAATCAATGATATTGAACATGAATATGACCTTAAGCAAAAAAGAGCTAAGGAATTGGTCGACAAACTGTTTGACCCGACTCATATGGCATATAGCAGATTTTCGAATTCCATCAACAAATCCAATCAATTGTTTAACAACCAATTGGAGGTTACAAAAAAGATGATTGAATTGGATGTTGAAGGCAATGACTTTGTGGAAAAGGAAATAGACAATAAGATTATAACATTAAATACCTTCATTGACAAAATGGAAGATTTGATTAATGAATTGGTTATTAATTTAAGCTCAAATAAAAAAGATAATGATGATATAAACAATCTTTTCAATGATATGGATGATTTAATCCATTCCGTAAAAGACTATTAA
- a CDS encoding TIM barrel protein: MKNRVLFGPAGSPVDYKGAAYKAPKYINEEGLDSYEYQSPYGVRIGEKAATTLKDESKKHDILVSMHAPYYINLCAKEDEKLDKSIGHLIAAARAGEWMGAYRLVFHPGAYLNRKPEKAMEISKNTINRLFEELESEGIKDFTFAPETTGKRTQLGNVGEVVELCASFDHFEPTIDFAHVHARGRGFLTKKEDYNCIFSTIENHLDIDILHCHFTTIEYGRGGEVKHHTLDESDEYGPNIEDLLSNLIDNGWNANIICETPLRDIDSLKMKKLYEEMI; the protein is encoded by the coding sequence ATGAAAAACAGAGTACTTTTTGGACCTGCTGGAAGTCCCGTTGACTATAAAGGTGCAGCTTACAAAGCTCCCAAATACATTAATGAAGAAGGGCTTGATTCATATGAATACCAATCCCCCTATGGAGTGAGAATTGGTGAAAAGGCTGCAACAACTTTAAAAGATGAATCAAAAAAACATGATATCCTAGTTTCAATGCACGCACCATACTACATCAACTTATGTGCCAAAGAAGATGAAAAACTTGACAAAAGCATTGGACATTTAATAGCCGCCGCTCGTGCAGGCGAATGGATGGGCGCTTATAGGCTGGTTTTCCACCCTGGAGCTTATCTGAATAGGAAGCCTGAAAAAGCGATGGAAATATCAAAAAATACTATTAACCGATTGTTCGAAGAGTTAGAATCTGAAGGCATTAAAGACTTCACATTTGCCCCAGAAACTACTGGGAAAAGAACACAGCTTGGAAATGTTGGAGAAGTAGTTGAATTATGTGCCAGTTTTGATCATTTTGAACCAACAATTGATTTTGCACATGTTCATGCAAGAGGCAGAGGGTTTTTAACTAAAAAAGAGGATTACAATTGTATTTTTTCAACAATTGAAAATCATTTGGATATTGATATCCTCCACTGCCATTTTACAACAATCGAATATGGGAGGGGTGGTGAAGTAAAGCACCATACATTAGATGAAAGTGATGAATATGGGCCTAACATTGAAGATTTGCTTTCCAATCTGATTGACAATGGATGGAATGCAAATATAATATGTGAAACTCCCCTTAGGGACATTGATTCACTGAAAATGAAAAAATTATATGAAGAAATGATTTAA